One Dehalococcoidia bacterium DNA window includes the following coding sequences:
- a CDS encoding chemotaxis protein CheW has protein sequence MNTNTQTKEAERQLVIFSLANESYGVDIGTVNEIIRMQDISRVPRAPNFVQGVINLRGKVIPVVDLRKVFCLPAGETNRETRIVVVDILEQHVGIMVDAVTEVLRISADAVEPPASMITTGDADYLLGIAKLDHKLITLLDLSKVFSRDQAKSFEEADLPQTEKPTRPMTMARA, from the coding sequence ATGAACACGAATACCCAAACAAAAGAGGCCGAGCGCCAACTGGTGATCTTCAGCCTGGCCAATGAATCCTACGGCGTGGATATCGGCACGGTCAATGAAATCATCCGAATGCAGGATATCTCCCGGGTGCCCAGAGCGCCGAATTTTGTCCAAGGGGTCATCAATCTCAGGGGCAAGGTCATTCCCGTGGTGGACCTGCGCAAGGTTTTCTGCCTTCCTGCCGGGGAGACAAACAGGGAGACCCGCATCGTGGTGGTAGACATTCTGGAACAACACGTCGGTATTATGGTTGACGCCGTAACGGAGGTGCTGCGCATCTCCGCTGACGCTGTTGAGCCTCCGGCATCGATGATCACCACCGGTGATGCCGATTATCTCCTCGGAATCGCCAAGCTCGATCACAAGCTCATCACCCTGCTCGACCTGAGCAAAGTCTTCAGCCGAGACCAGGCCAAAAGCTTCGAAGAAGCTGACCTCCCCCAAACCGAGAAACCCACCCGTCCAATGACCATGGCTAGAGCCTGA